The genome window GTGAGTTAAAGTAGATAAAGCACCCGTCCATAAGTGGTTGTTGTTCGAGGCTCTGTAAATACCTTTTGCACCACCTTCTTCATCAACGTTATTAGCTACATAAGCATCCCAGTCGATTAGACCGTCGTATGTTCTGTAAGAGTCATCTACCCAGTGGCTACCGGCCATACCTGTACCGCCACCTTTACCTACAGAGAAGTAAACGGAAGTCGATAGGTCTGTCTTTTCAGAGATTGTCCAGTAGTGGTTCAATGACATTTGTGGTTTATGGTAAGAGTTTTGGTTCATGTTAAACTCTTGTCCGTTTTTATAACCCCAGTCTTTGTTGTAACGGTCACCATGTTTTTCATACTCTTCTTCAGTAAGGTATGTTCTTCTTTGACCGTGAGTTTGTGGAGCACCAAATGTGGTAAATGATAATGTATGACGGTCGTTGAACTGCTTAGAGATATTCAGGAAGTAAGAATATCCTTCGAAAGAAGTACCATCTACATAACCATTACCTGTAGTTTTAGATAATGCTGTAGTGATCGCCCAGCCATTGTCCATAAGACCTGTAGAAAGCGTAAGTCCTGTCTTGAAGTAACCGTCGTTACCCATTCCCATAAATACATTACCGCCTTTTTCAGCATCAGTAGTTTTAGTAAGAATGTTGATTGTACCACCAACAGAAGGTACCGCAAGCTTAGAAGCACCTAAACCTCTTTGTACTTGCATGGTTTTCGTTACATCACCTAAACCAGCCCAGTTTGACCAATATACTTTACCGTTTTCCATATCGTTTACTGGAACACCGTTGATCATTACGGCTACGTTTTCTGAGTCAAAACCTCTAAGTGAGATTCTTGAATCACCAAAACCACCACCAGCACCAGAAACGTATACACCTGGAGAAGATTTTAATACCTGTGGGAACTCTTGGTTACCCATTTTAGTTTCGATTTGTTCAGCGTCGATTGAAGCCACAGCTACAGGAGTTTTACGGTCAATCGCGATAGAAGCAAGAACTTCTACTTCTGCAAGACCAACAGCATCTGAAGCCATTTGCACTTCACCAAGGTCGATCGGAGTACCGTTTAATTCCACCTCTTTTTTGATGGACTTCATTCCTACAAATGAGATATTCAATGTTTGTTTACCTGTTCTCTTTGATTCGAAAGCAAACTGCCCGTTAAAATCTGAGATAGCACCAGTTGTTGTTCCTTCAACAGAGATATTGGCACCAATAATAGGTTCATTAGTAGTATCCTCTAATAATACACCTGAAATAAGTGTTTGAGCAAAGGCTGTACTAGATAGCATGCACAACATTGCCACAATCAGAGACATTGGTTTCGTAGACATTTCTAATGTAATAAGGTTAATTAGTTATAGTTTTTAAAACGGTGCAAAAGAAGTGATCTAATGTGAACGAATTGTTACTCTTTAATTTTGTTTGAGAGTGGTTATTTTTTTTTAACAGACAACAAGGTGTACAATCAGAATTTGGAGGTCCGTATTAGCAAATGCTTTGTAATGTGTCTGATTATAGGTGTTTTATGTGTTTTTTATACAATAAAAAAGTACCCTAAGTTTTCACCTAGAGTACTCCAATTTTTATCTTTTTCTTGAAATTGATGCTATCGAATAAACTTCTTTCCTGTAATTGAGTAGGCAATTCCTACGGTTATGGTTGTAAATGTGTCCGTCGTAATTTTTTGACCAGAGCCTGTTAAGTCAATTTGCTCCGAACTGGATAAGTTACTTTGGATTTCCATATTAAACTTCAGCTTTCTACTGATGTTACGTCTAAAACCGATACCAAGAATTAATGTGCCTCCTGTATCTACGCCGTCTTCTACTGTAAGGTAATTGACCGATGCCGATCGAAACACACTCGTACCCATTAGAAGGTAAAAGGTGGTCGGAGATTTCTTTTGGAACCTGCCTGCGCCAATATCATAAATAAGGATTGGAGCAATTTGGAATAAGCTGGATGTAAAAATATCATTTTCACTAGAGATACTTTCGTGGCTTTCACCGCCCACAGCCGAAAGTCCCATATAACCTACCTGAATTCTAAAATGAAGTGATCTAGAAAATCTTTTCTGATAATAACCACTGATGGCAAGATTCATATTTTTGGGATTGTACGAGCCATTTCCAATACTGGCATAGGATCCGGTATAGGTAGAAAAACCTGTATTAAGCCCAAATAATGTATAATTGGTATTTTCAGCAGAACGTAAATAGGTTCTTCTCCACTGATAATGTTCTTGTCCATATATGAGGTTACTCAACAAAAGCATGAAGAGCAGGGTAAAAAGTCTAGATTTCATCGGTAGTAATCGTATTAAAAAGTAAGGTTAAAAAATGAATATGATACTTAATTACTTACCTATACAACGAAAGAATGCTGCTGTCACTTTTTCATAATTCAGCTATTTTCTTTCAAAATCTATTCTTCTGAATATAAATTACTTAGCTTTTCTTTACTTCTTTTCGCGTCTGCGGATCGGTGATCCCTTCAATATGTCCACCCGCCACAGCCCATAAATAAAGGCTAGCCACAGAAGCATAGGGAGTATATCTTTTCCAGAATCGTTGGAACTTTTCCTTGTCAATTTTTCTATGGCGGTAGATCATTCTTAATCCTCTATGGATTGCCAAATCGCCGTAGCTAAGAATATTGGGTCTCTGCATGGAGAAGATCATCATCATTTCTGCTGTCCAAGGACCAATACCATTTAGTGCTGATAGCGTAGTAGATACTTCTTCGTCATTCATGGAATGTAAGGCATCGATATCAAATTCCTTATTGACTACCTTCTCCGCAAAATCTTTGATATAACCTACTTTTCTGAACGACATACCGAGCGATTGAAGTTCCTCTGTAGAAAGTGCATCAATGGCTTTTGGTTCGATTGTGCCGATCTTATCGCGTAGTCTTCTTAATATCGTGACTTGTGCTTTTGTAGAGATTTGCTGTCCCACAATCGATTTAATGATGGCTTCGAAAAGATCAGGGTAGGTTTCTCTTTTGATTAATCCTATCTGATCAATCACTTCGCCCAACTTTTTGTCTTTTAACTTTAAATGATCGATGGCCTCCTGATCGTATTCAAAAAAGTATTTCTTGTCCATGATCCCTATTTTATTCTCCTACTTGATTTACATCCAAAGGGCCAATAATTCTATGGTAATGGTTGACAATGCTGCCACCACCAGAGCAGAAGTAGTTGAGTTGAGTATTATTTTCCACTTCATCTGCCATGATATAAACGTTTTTACCATCGAAGACGAAATAAGTGACTGTTTCATTTAAAGTCGCTTTGTATTTGCCATTGGATACTTTAGTGATTTCAGCATCCAAGAAACAAGTTTGCTCTTTTTTATCTGCTCTAGAACGAATTTCCACACCCAAATGATCATGTCCTAAGTCTGTGATGACCACACCAACCCAATCGTAGCCTTCATGTCTTCTTTCGTAGAAGTCAGTCGCATAATAGCCTACAATCTCATCGGTAGTTAAGTTTTTGATACCGGAACTGGCTTTCTTATCGTTTTCCAGCCACATAAATTCATTGCCCTTTACCCAGAAGGCATTTTTTTGCTCATCGGCATATTTTACCCCACTCGCTACCTGAACTCTAGTCAGTTCATAAGCAACCTTTTTAGGTGTAAT of Flammeovirga agarivorans contains these proteins:
- a CDS encoding MliC family protein → MKRIIHPLLFLATLVIFSACSSSTSTQEEKEEKKEEIIESITYHTENGKLFKLNKLSEEKVIVITPKKVAYELTRVQVASGVKYADEQKNAFWVKGNEFMWLENDKKASSGIKNLTTDEIVGYYATDFYERRHEGYDWVGVVITDLGHDHLGVEIRSRADKKEQTCFLDAEITKVSNGKYKATLNETVTYFVFDGKNVYIMADEVENNTQLNYFCSGGGSIVNHYHRIIGPLDVNQVGE
- a CDS encoding DNA-3-methyladenine glycosylase family protein → MDKKYFFEYDQEAIDHLKLKDKKLGEVIDQIGLIKRETYPDLFEAIIKSIVGQQISTKAQVTILRRLRDKIGTIEPKAIDALSTEELQSLGMSFRKVGYIKDFAEKVVNKEFDIDALHSMNDEEVSTTLSALNGIGPWTAEMMMIFSMQRPNILSYGDLAIHRGLRMIYRHRKIDKEKFQRFWKRYTPYASVASLYLWAVAGGHIEGITDPQTRKEVKKS
- a CDS encoding TonB-dependent receptor gives rise to the protein MSTKPMSLIVAMLCMLSSTAFAQTLISGVLLEDTTNEPIIGANISVEGTTTGAISDFNGQFAFESKRTGKQTLNISFVGMKSIKKEVELNGTPIDLGEVQMASDAVGLAEVEVLASIAIDRKTPVAVASIDAEQIETKMGNQEFPQVLKSSPGVYVSGAGGGFGDSRISLRGFDSENVAVMINGVPVNDMENGKVYWSNWAGLGDVTKTMQVQRGLGASKLAVPSVGGTINILTKTTDAEKGGNVFMGMGNDGYFKTGLTLSTGLMDNGWAITTALSKTTGNGYVDGTSFEGYSYFLNISKQFNDRHTLSFTTFGAPQTHGQRRTYLTEEEYEKHGDRYNKDWGYKNGQEFNMNQNSYHKPQMSLNHYWTISEKTDLSTSVYFSVGKGGGTGMAGSHWVDDSYRTYDGLIDWDAYVANNVDEEGGAKGIYRASNNNHLWTGALSTLTHQLNDNWTLVGGLDLRYYLGQHYQTVEDLMGGDFYVDNSMKSQPNRVVGVGDRMGYDNDGIVQWQGFFGQLEYSKDQLSAFFTGAVSHQAFKRIDYMSYEHGTDETDWQSFWGGSAKAGANYNIDEHHNVFANAGYISRQPFFGAVFLNYQNDINENAVNEKILSGEIGYGYRNQGFRANVNAYYTHWQDKSFVKTVFRDGVPYTANLLGVDALHKGIEVDMTYQVNRRLTLTGMVSLGDWRWLNDLENVQIFDDQQNAIDTVNVYMAGAEVGNSAQTTAALGVSYEVVNGLRLNADWNYYGRLFADYDPTRRDSEEYKGTGAYEMPSYNLLDLGASYAFQMAGFNGLVNFRVNNVLNTAYAVQGLQGGIDDTGAMLPGDYYMGLGRTYSVGLKMSF